In the Drosophila gunungcola strain Sukarami unplaced genomic scaffold, Dgunungcola_SK_2 000001F, whole genome shotgun sequence genome, one interval contains:
- the LOC128261435 gene encoding uncharacterized protein LOC128261435, whose product MPRRKPTIKTDVIGDLDLNPEVAIDDYRVSRQQDQFFVKPPNWDSAGDTIEMLYIANLREYDAMKDVQRTLLKDAKRQTALNVQRIRKMYKIQERLRKRFVEVNGFIKDCADKKRSADKSIREESVLHEEVIREIEGFKTAIAELGTFRTALKATVAQFQPYERVLEEVVRVSDIFVSPKDCIDRCDALMLAQVEINQLESQKLNEIEEMRQRMVQVTSEAALTVLGLKNDLARLDRSYVSSRATCLKWEKILSTCKDTTSNYNLDKERMFDGIQVLYRLLCKRRDIVPSFHSYEIDHILSFVMREISLLSSVLQELEATKGDKVGAGRLC is encoded by the exons atgCCGCGACGCAAGCCAACCATAAAGACCGATGTGATCGGCGACTTGGACCTCAACCCAGAGGTGGCCATCGATGACTATCGCGTTTCCCGCCAGCAGGATCAGTTTTTCGT AAAACCACCCAATTGGGATTCGGCTGGGGACACCATCGAAATGCTGTACATAGCCAATCTGCGGGAGTACGATGCCATGAAGGATGTCCAGAGAACGCTGCTGAAGGATGCTAAACGCCAGACGGCGTTGAATGTGCAGCGCATCCGTAAGATGTACAAAATCCAGGAGCGCCTGCGCAAACGCTTCGTCGAAGTGAATGGTTTTATCAAGGACTGTGCGGACAAGAAGCGCAGTGCCGACAAGTCCATTCGCGAGGAGTCCGTGCTCCACGAGGAGGTCATCAGGGAGATAGAAGGCTTCAAGACCGCCATTGCCGAGCTGGGCACTTTTCGCACCGCCCTCAAGGCCACAGTGGCCCAGTTTCAGCCCTACGAGAGGGTTCTGGAGGAGGTGGTCAGGGTGTCCGATATCTTTGTCTCGCccaaggactgcattgaccGCTGCGATGCTTTGA TGCTCGCCCAGGTGGAGATTAATCAACTCGAGAGTCAGAAGCTCAACGAGATCGAGGAGATGCGCCAACGTATGGTTCAGGTCACCAGCGAGGCGGCTCTAACTGTTCTGGGTCTCAAAAACGATCTGGCCCGGTTGGACCGATCGTATGTCAGTTCGCGAGCCACTTGCCTCAAGTGGGAGAAGATATTGAGCACCTGCAAGGACACCACCTCGAACTACAATCTCGACAAGGAGCGTATGTTCGATGGTATCCAGGTCCTGTACCGCCTACTTTGCAAGCGCCGCG ACATTGTGCCCAGCTTTCACAGCTATGAGATCGATCACATCCTGAGCTTCGTCATGCGCGAAATCAGTCTGCTATCGTCGGTACTCCAGGAACTGGAGGCCACCAAAGGCGATAAAGTCGGGGCAGGACGATTGTGCTAA